In the genome of Dermacentor andersoni chromosome 3, qqDerAnde1_hic_scaffold, whole genome shotgun sequence, one region contains:
- the LOC129383057 gene encoding uncharacterized protein isoform X1, which translates to MDPEHRKKFRDAELISALVACIDFDVLAPSLHSRGIMTAAMVDDIWEKEDLDQRNLALLQRIPKRGPLAFDHFVAILREKCMFQAVTLLTGEAPLEPPVPTPVPPPSRSTRAFGGGDARLVIDSAQNGHRTVGEASDSELRVVPVKDSKQGKEVRMFCPRVRSITTASLLMATCSA; encoded by the exons ATGGATCCGGAGCATCGTAAGAAGTTCAGGGATGCCGAGTTGATCAGCGCTCTGGTGGCGTGCATTGATTTCGACGTTTTAGCGCCGAGTTTGCACTCGAGAGGAATCATGACTGCCGCAATGGTCGACGACATTTGG GAGAAGGAAGACCTGGATCAACGCAACCTGGCCCTGCTGCAGCGGATTCCCAAGAGGGGACCGCTGGCTTTCGACCACTTTGTTGCCATCCTTCGAGAGAAATGCATGTTCCAGGCGGTCACGTTGCTGACGGGGGAGGCTCCGCTGGAACCACCTGTCCCTACTCCGGTGCCACCCCCTTCGCGCTCGACTCGGGCTTTTGGAGGTGGTGATGCTCGTCTGGTCATTGACTCGGCTCAAAatg GTCATAGGACAGTAGGTGAAGCCAGTGACTCAGAGTTGCGAGTGGTTCCAGTCAAGGATTCGAAGCAGGGAAAGGAAGTAAGGATGTTCTGCCCGCGTGTCCGTTCTATCACGACTGCATCTTTGCTGATGGCTACATGCTCGGCTTGA
- the LOC129383057 gene encoding uncharacterized protein isoform X2, with translation MDPEHRKKFRDAELISALVACIDFDVLAPSLHSRGIMTAAMVDDIWEKEDLDQRNLALLQRIPKRGPLAFDHFVAILREKCMFQAVTLLTGEAPLEPPVPTPVPPPSRSTRAFGGGDARLVIDSAQNGHRTVGEASDSELRVVPVKDSKQGKEGKEVRHGCGRHDGRGQEDATA, from the exons ATGGATCCGGAGCATCGTAAGAAGTTCAGGGATGCCGAGTTGATCAGCGCTCTGGTGGCGTGCATTGATTTCGACGTTTTAGCGCCGAGTTTGCACTCGAGAGGAATCATGACTGCCGCAATGGTCGACGACATTTGG GAGAAGGAAGACCTGGATCAACGCAACCTGGCCCTGCTGCAGCGGATTCCCAAGAGGGGACCGCTGGCTTTCGACCACTTTGTTGCCATCCTTCGAGAGAAATGCATGTTCCAGGCGGTCACGTTGCTGACGGGGGAGGCTCCGCTGGAACCACCTGTCCCTACTCCGGTGCCACCCCCTTCGCGCTCGACTCGGGCTTTTGGAGGTGGTGATGCTCGTCTGGTCATTGACTCGGCTCAAAatg GTCATAGGACAGTAGGTGAAGCCAGTGACTCAGAGTTGCGAGTGGTTCCAGTCAAGGATTCGAAGCAGGGAAAGGAA ggcaaagaagtccgacacggctgtggacggcacgatggacgcggacaagaagacgcaacagcgtag